From the Huiozyma naganishii CBS 8797 chromosome 2, complete genome genome, one window contains:
- the RCF1 gene encoding respiratory supercomplex assembly factor RCF1 (similar to Saccharomyces cerevisiae YML030W; ancestral locus Anc_5.571) — translation MSSLPSSFDRTNVELEELSFFERVKFHCKQQPLVPIGALLTTGAVVLAGKHIKGGNQVKAQYYFRWRVVLQGATLVALVAGSFLYGSKYTQKSREDQLREKAKMREQLWIKELERRDEAVKERKKRAESVKAKTQENEGAIRKLESELAELENKLKGDEKK, via the coding sequence ATGTCCAGTTTACCTTCCAGTTTTGATCGCACCAATGTGGAGTTGGAGGAGCTGtctttctttgaaagggTGAAATTCCACTGTAAGCAGCAACCACTGGTGCCAATTGGTGCTCTTTTGACGACGGGCGCCGTGGTACTTGCAGGGAAGCACATCAAGGGTGGTAATCAGGTTAAAGCACAGTACTATTTCCGTTGGCGTGTGGTTCTTCAAGGTGCTACTTTGGTTGCGTTAGTGGCCGGTTCATTCTTGTATGGTTCGAAATACACTCAGAAGAGCAGGGAGGATCAGCTTAGAGAGAAGGCCAAAATGAGGGAACAGTTATGGATTAAGGAATTGGAAAGAAGAGACGAGGCTGTCAAGGAGAGAAAGAAGCGCGCCGAGAGTGTCAAGGCAAAGACGCAAGAAAATGAAGGTGCCATTagaaaacttgaaagtgaactggcagaactggaaaataagCTGAAGGGTGACGAAAAGAAGTAA
- the YML6 gene encoding mitochondrial 54S ribosomal protein uL4m (similar to Saccharomyces cerevisiae YML6 (YML025C); ancestral locus Anc_5.565), whose product MMPYKPGNSLLSRCVRFQSTGGRTAQQVLPNFALPPRYALVSLRAFPSLEPISCIPIPTPVLNAPLRRDILWRAVVYENNNRRVGSSNPPGRSENGYSRHKIRPQKGTGHARTGDANSPTRHTGDRALARSAPNDYTTDLPRKIYALAFNCALSQQYKKGNIYVIGGSNAEKVIELPDMDKIDIVETSSSDSTVNYIGGVFEKFLKENNFEGKRLLFVTNEPRENLIRYTDRFKKKVDIATSEAVEVNDILKASKVFIEVDALKYLAEKYSQSPSNIQILQESQ is encoded by the coding sequence ATGATGCCTTATAAGCCAGGCAATTCATTATTGTCCAGGTGCGTAAGATTCCAATCTACCGGTGGGAGAACTGCTCAGCAAGTGCTCCCCAATTTTGCACTGCCTCCAAGATACGCTTTGGTTTCGCTAAGGGCGTTCCCGTCATTAGAACCAATATCATGTATTCCAATACCAACTCCAGTTTTGAACGCCCCACTGAGACGTGATATACTATGGAGAGCTGTTGTATACGAGAACAATAACAGGCGTGTAGGCTCGTCTAACCCTCCGGGGAGAAGCGAAAACGGGTATTCCAGACATAAGATCAGACCCCAAAAGGGTACTGGCCATGCTAGAACAGGTGACGCGAATTCTCCAACAAGGCACACAGGGGATAGGGCACTAGCAAGATCGGCGCCAAACGACTATACCACTGATTTACCGAGGAAGATCTATGCCCTGGCATTCAATTGTGCATTGTCCCAACAGTATAAAAAGGgaaatatatatgtgatTGGAGGATCGAACGCTGAGAAGGTGATCGAGTTGCCTGATATGGACAAGATAGACATTGTGGAGACAAGCAGCAGCGATTCTACAGTTAATTACATTGGCGGAGTGTTTGAGAAGTTCCTAAAGGAAAACAACTTTGAGGGCAAAAGACTTCTATTTGTAACGAACGAACCTAGAGAGAACTTAATCAGATACACGGACCGCTTTAAGAAAAAAGTGGATATTGCTACTAGCGAGGCCGTTGAAGTGAATGATATACTAAAGGCTAGCAAAGTATTTATTGAAGTGGATGCTTTGAAGTACTTAGCCGAGAAATACAGCCAGTCGCCAAGCAACATACAGATACTGCAAGAGAGTCAGTAG
- the VPS71 gene encoding Vps71p (similar to Saccharomyces cerevisiae VPS71 (YML041C); ancestral locus Anc_5.511), with protein sequence MRNSLVEEIDKKTYNPNVYYTTADPQSRSYRPKNGISKNATSQYRSVKRINYSLADMEAKLYTQKKETGQTDENTGMKGSTLEALEKFTPQQIIQSKRRFMELDTENLQDLSDIPSLLSSLTGMNKDKIDSNTTTITNADSDAASRANRNKYEIPKMQVSYRSTKPPKPKKKNTNRIASLKKIMLTKRPLNTYLDMMNQVDRSIILQNLSNKKYFKVLSLITICSICGGFDSISGCVKCGDKICSLNCFTLHNETRCTQR encoded by the coding sequence ATGAGAAACTCTTTGGTAGAGGAAATAGACAAGAAAACGTACAACCCTAATGTGTATTACACCACGGCAGACCCACAATCGCGATCGTATCGTCCAAAGAACGGCATTAGTAAAAACGCGACTTCCCAATACAGGTCCGTCAAAAGAATCAACTACTCCCTAGCTGATATGGAAGCAAAGCTGTATACGCAAAAGAAGGAGACTGGGCAAACAGATGAAAATACCGGTATGAAAGGCTCCACCCTGGAGGCTCTAGAAAAGTTTACTCCGCAACAAATTATACAGTCCAAGAGAAGATTCATGGAGCTAGATACAGAGAATTTACAGGATTTATCAGATATACCGAGTCTGCTTAGTAGTTTGACAGGCATGAATAAGGATAAAATTGACTCAAACACGACAACGATAACAAATGCAGACTCGGACGCTGCTTCTAGGGCAAACAGAAATAAGTATGAGATCCCAAAGATGCAGGTATCTTATAGATCCACTAAACCACCAAAAccgaaaaagaagaatacTAACAGAAttgcttctttgaaaaaaatcatgTTAACCAAGCGACCACTAAATACCTACCTGGATATGATGAATCAAGTAGATAGAAGCATTATTTTACAAAACCTTTCTAACAAGAAATACTTCAAGGTCCTTTCTTTAATAACTATTTGTTCCATTTGTGGCGGATTCGACAGTATATCAGGTTGTGTTAAATGTGGAGATAAgatttgttctttgaactGTTTTACATTGCATAATGAAACGCGTTGTACGCAACGTTGA
- the NSE5 gene encoding Smc5-Smc6 complex subunit NSE5 (similar to Saccharomyces cerevisiae NSE5 (YML023C); ancestral locus Anc_5.558), which yields MDSCHSSVRYVSGGKDDLLKHYHVELTEKCLRTFEILNSFSLLDNYDGVLLFLEYQIYNANCQLDIPVVPFDVILVLFTLVTISEHYKEPQLRDNDPYNVCRQPLNRRAVKILRFYVNLLKEFDVEAHGRYNLELLRCQFFFALDCLIPHGHHPRNWNSKLQNPYKSYISLLTKKEHVLNNQLLHLKLSKRGEFVNMLRWTLACSLDERVTYFMSAHEIWDPIVNLLLDLLDLRQKYFVLNEITLSKKKKRTFVQRLSESPSVKFLKIIDTFHFGPLFTEYLFTGCNDDRTRNKTIKPVYNDETQLSQAFVPRFKYPKSYILEKSMKLRKRLLVACFNLLITVPRGHRLCTIHLETDDFLNNLSWELIGLKSIEYFQAFFKTYDRERELAFMPVINEKIINDITDLKFNLVDQIVSIRNFLKEWTSVIHSYLLLKLQELSKAGVVLEIYQIQTCLLALFEYFEFIHEKDGIKKSKFVCILRDIITAWDTAVEKSITKVISPQTKEGFMLSKHFIYYL from the coding sequence ATGGATTCGTGCCACAGTTCAGTCCGTTATGTATCAGGTGGGAAGGATGATTTACTGAAGCATTATCATGTTGAATTAACAGAAAAATGTTTAAGAACTTTTGAGATACTGAATTCATTTAGCTTGCTTGACAACTACGATGGGGTTTTACTATTTCTAGAGTATCAAATATACAATGCAAATTGTCAATTAGATATTCCCGTTGTGCCGTTTGACGTTATCCTTGTTCTGTTCACTTTGGTTACCATATCGGAGCACTACAAAGAACCCCAGCTAAGAGACAATGATCCGTACAATGTCTGTCGGCAACCGTTGAACCGTAGGGCTGTGAAAATTCTAAGATTCTACGTCAATCTATTAAAAGAGTTTGATGTTGAAGCACACGGACGGTACAACTTAGAACTGCTGAGATGCCAATTCTTTTTCGCATTAGATTGTCTCATTCCACATGGTCATCatccaagaaattggaatTCGAAGCTTCAAAATCCGTACAAATCCTACATTAGTCttttaacaaaaaaagaacatGTTTTGAATAACCAACTGTTGCATTTGAAATTGAGTAAACGAGGGGAGTTTGTCAACATGTTACGCTGGACTCTGGCATGTTCTCTAGATGAACGGGTGACATACTTTATGTCGGCGCACGAAATATGGGATCCCATTGTGAACCTCCTTTTGGACTTGCTAGATCTCAGgcaaaaatattttgtaCTGAATGAAATTACATTgtcgaaaaaaaagaagaggacgtTTGTACAGCGATTGTCAGAGAGTCCAAGTGTTAAATTTCTGAAAATAATTGATACGTTTCACTTCGGGCCTTTATTCACAGAATACTTATTCACAGGTTGTAACGATGATAggacaagaaacaaaacaatcAAACCGGTATACAACGATGAAACTCAACTGTCTCAGGCGTTTGTGCCGCGATTCAAGTACCCAAAATCGTATATACTGGAGAAATCGATGAAATTAAGAAAAAGACTGCTTGTTGCATGCTTCAATTTGTTAATTACCGTACCGAGAGGGCATCGGTTGTGCACAATTCATTTAGAAACGGATGACTTTTTGAATAATTTGTCGTGGGAGCTAATTGGATTAAAAAGCATTGAGTATTTTCAAGCTTTTTTTAAAACTTATGACAGAGAAAGGGAGCTCGCATTCATGCCCGTCATCAATGAAAAGATTATTAACGACATAACAGACCTCAAATTTAATCTAGTGGATCAAATTGTTTCTATAAGgaactttttgaaggagtGGACATCGGTTATCCATTCATATTTGCTGCTCAAACTCCAGGAATTGTCAAAGGCCGGCGTAGTTTTAGAAATATACCAGATCCAAACCTGTCTGCTAGCATTATTCGAGTACTTTGAATTTATCCATGAGAAGGACGGTATTAAGAAATCCAAATTTGTATGCATACTACGGGATATCATTACCGCTTGGGATACAGCAGTTGAAAAATCAATAACCAAGGTCATTTCTCCTCAAACCAAAGAAGGCTTCATGctttcaaaacattttatatattatCTATAG
- the USA1 gene encoding Usa1p (similar to Saccharomyces cerevisiae USA1 (YML029W); ancestral locus Anc_5.570) produces the protein MPEDDSVLLLEPPIQCSIYSSDLDLINTNISLNVHPKTKIYRLLQYVHFQVSKNQGYGTTDPLSDVSGESKQDLDSVRKFYLKYKDKICGLDTKLEDVDPLKESRASLEFCFERDTTANLVPEHNLDYDRDLEFNSVNVIFEVNMLSTKGPVHMSQKVNFPLSIRCSKLQKQVLDTVKSEEQTGEFCRIQGGHTINDFVAFKVKGADRSTDLVGDCADVFLDSALEEQLDINLLPTRHSTVVVMFYILHQLIPFDSNTHYASLELISDAKFFTNTMHVTKSTTVLDVKRYISQTCNTYALNVPLDEIKLVYKGQKVHEKNYAGQDALITDYTRDDLSAAVHVQLMCTSGTKIDTFWVESLIREKEALHPCMPLEQTSSSVDVPATSDSNAKPPQEAHTSEVDDESINSVPQTPEGDTVETLTTIDPTIVHYIKCLTPDGTEVFLEANRSEALNVTLEVEGFKFSLSSYQYTITDKYVEIDDSILRAVEGKLGMDIEEDRTADVVQGGGDQVQTWDVTMLRHLRTAVFFCILVGKTVWMVFSGTFFLFIFLFELSIFVPLKYLCILAFCFGIRNIMSRPEIYTQWVDFFHLDAISKRTLTSLKQFLDRRDMPKYFYKSVAENDEYINVFSIPPLRTCRLDLYWDAGINCANGRVSADCLQELFGKVANGEFPASSMTVLLRKLMEVYETQPRIFQEDAALRKSTNGIFELIRDEQEYRSRPGLPLYKRVFQSVLRNVRNLAPSYMLQKLLEKVVPDPEHDYYIVGALKNMTLFLLLLVPGLNTFVDKVVEEYTERRKQREREMAAATAAAATAAAESTARARSEEPAEADSADSPIERLPTTTGYGAMTTGANVNVGGSQDEQE, from the coding sequence ATGCCGGAAGACGATAGTGTTTTACTGTTGGAGCCACCTATACAGTGCTCCATCTATTCTTCAGATCTTGATCTGATAAACACGAATATATCTCTAAACGTACACCCGAAGACTAAAATATATCGGCTGCTTCAATACGTGCATTTCcaagtttcaaaaaatcaaggGTATGGTACTACTGACCCACTTAGCGATGTGTCCGGAGAGTCCAAGCAGGATCTGGATTCTGTGAGAAAGTTTTATTTGAAGTATAAAGACAAAATATGTGGGTTAGATACAAAATTGGAGGATGTGGACCCACTCAAAGAGTCGCGGGCGTCTCTGGAGTTCTGTTTTGAGAGGGACACCACTGCAAATTTAGTACCGGAGCATAATCTAGATTACGATAGGGATCTTGAGTTCAATTCCGTGAACGTTATATTTGAAGTGAACATGCTCTCGACAAAGGGGCCCGTCCACATGTCTCAAAAAGTGAATTTCCCATTAAGTATTCGTTGCTCTAAATTGCAGAAACAAGTGTTGGACACGGTCAAATCTGAAGAACAAACCGGTGAATTTTGTAGGATACAGGGGGGTCACACCATAAACGATTTTGTAGCGTTTAAAGTGAAGGGTGCCGATCGGTCGACAGACCTCGTGGGTGATTGTGCCGATGTGTTTCTGGATTCAGCTTTGGAGGAACAACTAGACATCAATCTACTGCCTACGAGGCACAGCACTGTTGTCGTGATGTTCTACATATTGCATCAGTTGATACCATTCGACTCTAACACACATTACGCTTCCCTCGAGCTCATCTCTGATGCCAAGTTTTTCACCAACACGATGCATGTCACGAAATCCACAACTGTTTTGGATGTTAAAAGATACATCAGCCAAACCTGTAATACGTATGCCTTGAATGTTCCCCTCGATGAAATCAAGTTGGTTTATAAGGGGCAAAAAGTGCACGAGAAAAACTACGCTGGTCAAGATGCGCTGATAACAGACTACACTCGGGACGATTTGAGTGCCGCTGTTCACGTTCAATTAATGTGCACAAGCGGCACTAAGATTGATACGTTTTGGGTCGAATCGTTGATACGTGAAAAGGAAGCCTTGCATCCTTGTATGCCACTTGAGCAGACCTCTAGTTCTGTAGACGTACCAGCGACGTCGGATAGTAATGCTAAGCCGCCCCAGGAGGCTCATACTTCAgaagttgatgatgaatccaTAAATTCCGTTCCACAGACACCGGAGGGTGATACGGTAGAAACTCTTACGACGATAGACCCTACCATTGTACATTACATCAAGTGTCTTACTCCAGATGGGACAGAGGTGTTTTTGGAGGCCAATCGTTCAGAGGCATTGAACGTTACGTTAGAGGTGGAGGGATTCAAATTCTCGTTATCTTCGTACCAATACACTATTACTGACAAGTATGTGGAGATTGACGATTCGATACTAAGAGCCGTGGAGGGGAAACTCGGAATGgatattgaagaggacCGAACAGCTGATGTGGTCCAGGGGGGAGGAGATCAAGTACAAACGTGGGACGTTACCATGTTACGCCATTTAAGAACGGCGGTATTCTTCTGTATACTTGTTGGGAAAACGGTTTGGATGGTATTCAGTGgcactttttttcttttcatctttCTGTTTGAGCTTTCTATCTTTGTGCCCTTGAAATATCTTTGCATCTTAGCGTTTTGCTTTGGTATAAGGAATATTATGTCGCGACCAGAGATATATACGCAATGGGTAgattttttccatttggaCGCTATCAGTAAGAGGACGCTTACGAGTctgaaacagtttttggATAGGCGGGACATGCCCAAGTATTTCTACAAATCCGTTGCGGAGAACGATGAGTACATTAACGTGTTTTCCATACCGCCACTGAGGACATGTAGACTGGATCTGTATTGGGATGCTGGGATCAATTGTGCCAATGGTCGTGTTAGCGCTGACTGCTTGCAAGAGTTATTCGGGAAGGTCGCGAATGGTGAGTTCCCAGCTTCATCTATGACGGTACTTTTGAGAAAGCTGATGGAAGTTTACGAGACCCAGCCCAGGATTTTTCAAGAGGATGCCGCACTCAGGAAATCCACGAACGGGATATTCGAATTGATAAGGGACGAGCAAGAGTACAGGTCCAGACCCGGGCTGCCCCTGTACAAGAGGGTATTCCAGAGTGTATTACGCAATGTCAGGAATCTTGCACCCTCTTACATGCTTCAAAAGTTGCTGGAAAAAGTCGTGCCAGATCCAGAACATGATTACTACATCGTGGGTGCACTCAAGAACATGACACTGTTCCTGCTGCTACTCGTTCCAGGCCTCAACACGTTTGTCGACAAAGTGGTTGAGGAGTACAcagagaggaggaaacagagagagagggagatGGCGGCGGCGACAGCGGCTGCAGCAACGGCGGCTGCAGAGAGCACTGCAAGGGCCCGTAGCGAAGAACCAGCAGAGGCAGACTCTGCAGACTCGCCCATTGAGCGTCTTCCGACAACGACAGGCTACGGGGCGATGACAACGGGTGCGAATGTAAACGTAGGCGGCAGCCAAGACGAACAAGAGTAA
- the RPS17A gene encoding 40S ribosomal protein eS17 (similar to Saccharomyces cerevisiae RPS17B (YDR447C) and RPS17A (YML024W); ancestral locus Anc_5.562) — protein sequence MGRVRTKTVKRASKALIERYYPKLTLDFQNNKRLCDEIATIQSKRLRNKIAGYTTHLMKRIQKGPVRGISFKLQEEERERKDQYVPEVSALDLSHHKGVLNVDNQTADLVKSLGLSLPLSVINVSSQRDRRFRKRI from the exons ATG GGTAGAGTTAGAACAAAGACAGTCAAGCGTGCCTCCAAGGCCCTAATTGAACGTTACTACCCAAAGTTGACTTTGGATTTccaaaacaacaagagaCTATGTGACGAAATTGCCACTATCCAATCCAAGAGATTGAGAAACAAGATTGCTGGTTACACCACCCacttgatgaaaagaattCAAAAGGGTCCAGTCAGAGGTATTTCTTTCAAACtacaagaagaggaaagagaaagaaaggaCCAATACGTTCCAGAAGTCTCTGCTTTGGACTTGTCCCACCACAAGGGTGTTTTGAACGTCGACAACCAAACCGCCGACTTGGTGAAGTCTCTTGGTTTGAGCTTGCCGCTATCTGTCATCAACGTTTCCTCTCAAAGAGACAGACGTTTTAGAAAGAGAATCTAA
- the TSA1 gene encoding thioredoxin peroxidase TSA1 (similar to Saccharomyces cerevisiae TSA2 (YDR453C) and TSA1 (YML028W); ancestral locus Anc_5.569): MVAQVQKPAPAFKKTAVIDGVFEEVTLDQYKGKYVVLAFVPMAFTFVCPTEIVAFSDAVKRFRDIGAEILFASTDSEYTLLAWTNVTRADGGLGSVDIPLLADTNHSLSRDYGVLLEEEGVALRGLFVIDANGIVRHITINDLPVGRNVEEALRVVEGFQWTDKNGTVLPCNWTPGAATIKPTVSDSKEYFKEANKK, from the coding sequence ATGGTCGCTCAAGTTCAAAAGCCAGCCCCAGCTTTCAAGAAGACTGCCGTCATCGATGGTGTCTTCGAAGAGGTCACCTTGGACCAGTACAAGGGTAAGTACGTCGTGTTGGCGTTCGTCCCCATGGCCTTCACCTTCGTGTGTCCAACTGAAATCGTCGCCTTTTCCGACGCCGTCAAGAGATTCAGGGACATTGGTGCCGAGATCCTGTTCGCCTCTACGGACTCCGAGTACACTCTGCTAGCCTGGACCAACGTCACCAGAGCCGATGGTGGTTTGGGTTCCGTCGACATCCCTCTGCTGGCCGACACCAACCACTCCCTATCCAGGGACTACGGTGTCCTGCTTGAGGAGGAAGGTGTTGCTCTGAGAGGTCTGTTCGTCATCGACGCCAACGGTATCGTCAGACACATCACCATCAACGACTTGCCCGTCGGCAGAAACGTCGAGGAGGCTCTAAGAGTCGTTGAGGGTTTCCAGTGGACCGACAAGAACGGTACGGTCTTGCCATGTAACTGGACCCCAGGTGCCGCCACCATCAAGCCAACCGTCAGTGACTCCAAGGAGTACTTCAAGGAAGCCAACAAGAAATAA
- the YOX1 gene encoding Yox1p (similar to Saccharomyces cerevisiae YHP1 (YDR451C) and YOX1 (YML027W); ancestral locus Anc_5.567) — MTSNFASSTPLLPSLASLFTEEKSRSDPCSPLLDSFKNNFKSDTHGIIRLPPLGINRPKSVESALRHTASLPSLATLKTPVSDDDVEYTSKAPKDDVWKKAITVEDDLESRSTAVLESAAPQPKSAVPSTPTAIQKVKSIPNNNNNSAHKKVDMGEPLNAVKATLTPTTASKKRAFAFITHSQDTFGVKEPKIDNAPLARRKRRRTSTQELNILQAGFEICPTPNRQQRAELAERCDMSEKAVQIWFQNKRQSIKRQRNNAANKAAGHLTPNTTATNVPTDNSSHIDNTSHMERTPITNKVKIPTLDSGLKEHSTPKLQIPDSIVTPTKKSPTRNAASTENDSPVKISNATYTPSSSVKRGQALTFHLKTDKKILTPLKTSPKNKVNKLINGYTSDNGQNSKATHNSPSEHRFRATSISPVKKGVPKLHFKSQTTRVPLKDLDTNMFKN, encoded by the coding sequence ATGACATCAAATTTTGCTAGCTCAACCCCATTGCTGCCCTCCTTGGCATCTTTGTTCACAGAGGAGAAATCCCGCTCGGACCCGTGCTCACCACTACTGgactccttcaaaaacaacttcaaaagtgaCACACACGGAATCATCAGGTTACCGCCCCTCGGTATCAACCGCCCCAAATCTGTCGAAAGCGCCCTAAGACACACGGCGAGTCTGCCCAGCTTGGCTACTTTGAAGACTCCCGTGTcagacgacgacgtcgaaTACACGTCCAAGGCACCCAAAGACGATGTGTGGAAGAAGGCGATCACAGTTGAGGATGATTTGGAGAGCAGAAGCACAGCAGTCCTAGAGTCGGCCGCTCCACAACCGAAGAGTGCTGTCCCCTCAACACCTACCGCTATTCAGAAGGTAAAATCTATCCCaaacaataacaacaacagcgcACACAAGAAAGTGGATATGGGCGAACCCTTGAATGCAGTTAAAGCCACGTTGACCCCTACAACGGCAAGTAAAAAACGTGCGTTCGCATTCATAACACACTCTCAAGATACATTCGGTGTCAAAGAACCGAAAATTGACAACGCCCCACTGGCACGcaggaagagaagaagaacgtcgaCACAAGAATTGAACATCCTGCAAGCCGGGTTTGAAATCTGCCCCACGCCAAATAGACAACAGCGTGCGGAACTGGCCGAACGGTGTGATATGTCCGAAAAGGCTGTCCAAATATGGTTCCAAAATAAAAGACAGTCCATAAAGAGACAGAGGAACAACGCTGCAAACAAAGCCGCTGGTCATCTGACCCCAAACACAACCGCAACAAATGTGCCCACAGACAACAGTTCACACATCGATAATACCTCTCACATGGAGCGTACGCCAATCACAAACAAAGTCAAGATTCCCACCCTTGATTCCGGTCTAAAGGAACACTCTACTCCAAAGCTGCAAATACCGGACAGCATTGTAACACCAACGAAAAAATCACCCACGAGAAATGCTGCCTCCACTGAAAATGATTCTCCAGTGAAAATCAGTAACGCGACGTATACtccatcttcttcagtgAAGAGAGGTCAAGCGCTGACTTTCCACTTGAAAACggataaaaaaatattaaCGCCTTTGAAGACTTCCCCTAAGAACAAAGTCAACAAGTTAATTAATGGATACACTAGCGATAACGGACAGAACTCTAAAGCTACACATAACAGTCCGTCTGAACACAGGTTTCGCGCCACCAGTATATCGCCAGTGAAGAAAGGTGTGCCCAAGCTACATTTCAAGTCCCAAACCACGAGGGTTCCATTGAAGGATCTAGACACTAATATGTTCAAAAACTAA
- the APT1 gene encoding adenine phosphoribosyltransferase APT1 (similar to Saccharomyces cerevisiae APT2 (YDR441C) and APT1 (YML022W); ancestral locus Anc_5.557) codes for MSIKAYAEELKSALHQYPNFPSEGILFEDFLPIFRNPDLFQKLVTAFKLHLEEKHGAGKIDYIIGLESRGFLFGPSLALAMNVGFVPVRKVGKLPGECVKATYQKEYGTDVFEMQKDSINKGANCIIVDDIIATGGSAAAAGELLEKVGANLLEYDFVMELDFLKGRDKLKAPVFTLLSGQEEALKN; via the coding sequence ATGTCTATCAAAGCTTATGCCGAGGAGCTAAAATCTGCTCTTCATCAATATCCAAATTTTCCCAGTGAAGGTATTCTATTCGAGGATTTCCTACCGATCTTCAGAAACCCAGACTTGttccagaaactggtcACTGCATTCAAACTGCACCTAGAAGAAAAGCATGGTGCTGGTAAGATAGATTACATCATCGGGTTAGAATCTCGTGGGTTTTTGTTTGGCCCATCGTTGGCACTGGCTATGAACGTTGGGTTTGTGCCAGTGAGGAAAGTCGGCAAGCTTCCTGGTGAGTGTGTCAAGGCCACTTACCAGAAGGAGTACGGGACAGATGTCTTTGAAATGCAGAAGGACTCTATAAATAAGGGTGCCAACTGCATTATCGTCGACGATATCATTGCCACTGGTGGAtctgctgccgctgctggGGAATTGTTGGAAAAAGTCGGTGCTAACCTACTAGAATACGATTTTGTCATGGAATTAGATTTCCTGAAGGGCAGGGATAAATTGAAAGCACCTGTCTTCACTCTCTTGAGTGGTCAGGAGGAGGCTCTTAAGAATTAA
- the RPS18B gene encoding 40S ribosomal protein uS13 (similar to Saccharomyces cerevisiae RPS18A (YDR450W) and RPS18B (YML026C); ancestral locus Anc_5.566) → MSLVVQEQGSFQHILRLLNTNVDGNIKIVYALTTIKGVGRRYSNLVCKKADINLNKRAGELTQEELERVVQIMQNPTHYKIPAWFLSRQKDIADGKDYHPLANNVESKLRDDLERLKKIRAHRGIRHFWGLRVRGQHTKTTGRRRS, encoded by the exons ATGTCTCTAGTCGTCCAGGAACAAGGTTCTTTCCAGCACATTTTGCG TTTGCTTAACACCAACGTCGATGGTAACATCAAGATTGTCTACGCCTTGACCACCATCAAGGGTGTCGGTCGTCGCTACTCCAACTTGGTCTGTAAGAAGGCCGATATCAACCTAAACAAGAGAGCCGGTGAATTGACCCAGGAAGAATTGGAGAGAGTTGTCCAAATCATGCAAAACCCAACCCACTACAAGATCCCAGCTTGGTTCTTGTCCAGACAGAAGGACATCGCTGACGGTAAGGACTACCACCCATTGGCCAACAACGTCGAGTCCAAATTGAGAGATGACTTGGAAAGATTAAAGAAGATCAGAGCCCACCGTGGTATCAGACATTTCTGGGGTTTGCGTGTTAGAGGTCAACACACTAAGACCACTGGTAGAAGAAGATCCTAA